One window of Mucilaginibacter inviolabilis genomic DNA carries:
- a CDS encoding tetratricopeptide repeat protein translates to MYKNGNFLLFALIIIIAGCSLEKQSGLNRSMQNLTAHYNILFNANELLRRKQESYAASFPDAYTELLNVYPDTTSQSGSPDRDMELAITKANTIINIKEQSHYIGDAYLVLGKARFLEGSYFDAVEYFSYVVRSFGNNFPLAQEAMVWKGRSLLYLNNLPQAKLTIDSAVQNINPKKPGKSFTADVYATRMQYNINTQNYAEAEEDAKQAIQFCSVSRLKLRWIFILAQLQELNLKPFDAYNSYSRIVQSNASFEMAFNANLNRIRIQDSRNGIKLSKIDQLRKLLKNHDNIDFFDQIYYHIGQQYYSTGDIDNAIKNYKLSIRYSTKNQNQRGVSYLRIADIDFKNKANYEGAKLYYDSTLTYLSPSYPGYQLIVKKSNNLQLLTGLLQTISREDTLQMLAALDEKTRMAHIDAMVARKAAQNKAAAAEAAAAAASNNSGDPFSNSFTLNNPDAQQNGQNRQNGQNVVSSFYFYNTNAVSQGYTAFKRQWGNRKLEDNWRRSKRSNTGLPVSAGPSGPNTTTDKLAGVTGKAADSLRSVIYKQDLIHDLPLTPALLSQSNIRIYNAYLDLGNLYRDVLEDKKEAIAAFEKMLARFPDNPDKPAIYYNLYRLYTDIDAAKSDMYKNRILKEYPQTAFAKIILDPDYSRKLNDANAGFNVFYNQVYDLYEQKQYAQVISSADDLLKRYPDNRFAAQLFYLKAIAAGHQEKLPPFMADMKEIVEKYPDDVLITPLAQQHLAYINANLAEVAARPVVLNNEDPNEISFTPPVAYQKQTEYRKTYIPSPQAPEYRHPVNAPLNGLASATTKINTQLNIPQGKLSDNHIQQPAYVLQQANQANPDSVTTTVAPPVIVAQNIASIFSKRDSTHYYFAINVTSGTTNLASSRFGIGQFNRIRFFGYGFKHELINAGPDNQIIYIGRFFSLSDARKYAKSIIPVLPDIMKVPKDKYSFFIITKENLDKLADQKTVDSYMDYYQKNY, encoded by the coding sequence ATGTACAAAAACGGTAATTTTTTACTGTTCGCCCTTATCATTATCATCGCAGGGTGCTCGCTCGAAAAACAAAGCGGCCTTAACCGCTCCATGCAAAATCTTACTGCGCATTACAATATCCTGTTTAATGCCAACGAGTTGCTGCGGCGCAAGCAGGAAAGCTACGCAGCATCGTTCCCTGATGCTTATACCGAATTATTGAATGTTTACCCCGATACTACCAGTCAGAGTGGTTCGCCAGACAGAGATATGGAGCTGGCTATTACCAAGGCTAATACTATTATCAACATCAAAGAGCAAAGCCATTATATTGGTGATGCTTACCTGGTTTTGGGCAAAGCCCGCTTTTTAGAGGGGAGTTACTTCGATGCTGTAGAGTATTTCAGCTATGTGGTACGTTCATTCGGAAATAATTTCCCATTAGCACAAGAGGCCATGGTTTGGAAAGGGCGTTCTCTTTTATACCTGAATAATTTGCCGCAAGCCAAGCTCACTATTGATTCGGCTGTGCAAAACATCAACCCCAAAAAACCGGGTAAAAGTTTTACTGCCGATGTGTATGCAACCCGCATGCAATACAATATCAACACGCAAAACTATGCCGAAGCCGAGGAGGACGCCAAACAAGCCATACAATTTTGTTCGGTAAGCAGGCTGAAACTGCGCTGGATATTTATTTTGGCCCAGCTACAGGAACTTAACCTAAAACCTTTCGACGCATACAATAGTTATTCCCGCATTGTGCAAAGTAACGCGTCCTTCGAAATGGCTTTTAACGCCAATTTAAACCGCATCCGGATACAGGATAGCCGTAACGGCATTAAATTGAGTAAGATAGACCAGTTGCGTAAACTTTTGAAGAATCACGATAATATTGATTTCTTCGACCAGATATACTATCACATCGGGCAACAGTATTATTCAACAGGAGATATTGATAACGCTATCAAAAATTACAAACTATCAATACGCTACAGTACCAAAAACCAAAACCAACGCGGGGTATCATACCTGCGTATTGCCGATATCGATTTTAAAAATAAAGCCAATTACGAGGGCGCTAAATTATATTATGATAGTACGCTTACCTATCTATCGCCCAGTTACCCGGGTTATCAGTTGATTGTTAAAAAGAGCAATAACCTGCAGTTATTAACCGGACTGCTGCAAACTATATCCCGCGAAGATACCCTGCAAATGCTTGCCGCATTGGACGAAAAAACACGCATGGCACATATTGATGCTATGGTTGCCCGCAAGGCGGCCCAGAATAAAGCGGCGGCGGCAGAAGCAGCTGCTGCAGCGGCCAGCAACAACAGTGGTGATCCGTTCAGTAATAGCTTTACCTTAAATAATCCCGACGCACAGCAAAATGGCCAAAACCGTCAAAACGGTCAAAACGTGGTGAGTTCATTTTATTTTTATAATACCAATGCCGTAAGTCAGGGTTATACGGCATTCAAACGTCAATGGGGAAACCGTAAGCTAGAAGACAACTGGCGCCGCAGCAAACGTTCAAACACGGGTTTACCGGTGAGCGCCGGACCTTCGGGACCGAATACAACTACAGATAAACTGGCAGGTGTTACCGGTAAAGCGGCAGATTCGTTAAGGAGTGTTATCTATAAACAAGACCTCATTCATGATTTGCCCCTTACACCCGCCCTGCTTAGCCAGTCCAACATCCGCATCTACAATGCCTATCTCGATCTGGGCAACCTGTACCGTGATGTACTGGAAGATAAAAAAGAGGCTATAGCTGCCTTTGAAAAAATGCTTGCCCGTTTTCCGGACAATCCGGATAAACCTGCCATTTATTATAATCTATATCGTTTGTATACGGATATTGATGCCGCCAAATCAGATATGTATAAAAACCGTATCCTGAAAGAGTATCCGCAAACCGCTTTCGCCAAAATAATTCTTGATCCCGATTACAGCAGAAAACTAAACGATGCCAACGCCGGGTTTAATGTGTTCTATAACCAGGTATATGACCTGTATGAACAAAAACAATACGCGCAGGTGATCAGCAGTGCAGATGATCTGTTAAAAAGATATCCGGACAACCGCTTCGCCGCTCAACTATTTTACTTAAAAGCCATCGCTGCGGGTCATCAGGAAAAGCTGCCGCCATTTATGGCCGATATGAAAGAGATTGTTGAAAAGTATCCGGATGATGTATTAATAACTCCACTTGCCCAGCAACACCTGGCCTATATTAATGCCAACCTGGCCGAAGTAGCTGCTCGTCCGGTGGTGCTTAATAACGAAGATCCTAATGAAATTTCGTTCACTCCGCCTGTGGCTTATCAAAAACAAACAGAATACCGGAAAACTTACATCCCATCGCCGCAGGCTCCGGAGTATCGCCACCCGGTGAATGCACCTTTGAACGGGTTAGCATCGGCCACAACCAAAATCAATACCCAGCTAAATATACCGCAGGGTAAATTAAGCGACAATCACATACAACAGCCTGCATACGTGTTGCAGCAAGCTAACCAGGCCAATCCCGATAGTGTTACCACAACCGTTGCCCCACCCGTTATTGTGGCACAAAACATTGCCTCTATATTTTCAAAACGCGACAGCACCCATTACTATTTTGCTATAAATGTAACATCGGGTACAACTAACCTGGCATCTTCGCGTTTTGGAATAGGACAATTTAACCGCATCCGCTTTTTTGGTTATGGATTTAAACACGAATTGATAAACGCAGGGCCAGATAACCAGATTATTTACATCGGTCGCTTTTTTAGCCTGAGCGATGCCCGCAAGTATGCTAAGAGCATTATCCCGGTGTTGCCTGATATTATGAAGGTACCTAAGGATAAATACAGTTTTTTTATCATTACCAAGGAAAATCTGGATAAATTAGCCGATCAAAAAACGGTGGATAGTTATATGGACTATTACCAGAAAAATTATTGA
- a CDS encoding penicillin-binding protein 1A produces the protein MRTTKPKLTQQNIRRYNWYIWRTVIAGFVFVGLMIALTIFDVFGQLPSFRDLENPKSNQASEVLSADKKVLGTYYIQNRSNVTYAGLSPNVVNALVATEDKRFFDHSGIDFGRSFTIFLHLLIGQKQGGSTITQQLALNLFSERAANPFKRIIQKMQEWVTAVKLERHYTKQEILTMYLNTVDFGAYNTYGIKSAARTYFNTTPDKLTPDQAALLIGMVNGPGIYSPIRHPENALKRRNLVLNRMVEKGDLNQAQADEYKQKPLGLDFRPNNHFDGPAPYFRSVLKKELQKLFKEQNISKSDGTPYDLDRDGLKIYTTIDATMQQYAEEAQQQYMRDLQGQFNDHWRGKNLAKNIHNYKLLLQQGMLRSDRYKQLKAQGMSDEDITTNFNTPDKLNLFTWHGDIDTLMKPMDSIVYCKMLLRNALMSMDPTTGYVKAWVGGTNFEHFKYDQVKNGTRQVGSTAKPFTYAVAIDNGYSPCMKINNVPDTIRGYGPPWCPRSSPSETLQGFITLRQALAHSQNWVTAHVMGEVKPEPVVELIKKMGITSAVPPYPSICLGTFDASVFEMTAAYSVFANHGLWTEPTYILRIEDKNGNVLYTHTPKVVQAMNPQTAYVMTYMLKGVIQEGTGSRLQYKYGLSNPIGGKTGTTQNNSDGWFIGITPQLVTGLWTGCEDRDIAFQSTRLGEGANSALPIFAFYMKKVYANAALGIKKNVDFDAPKNGVSIVMDCNQYNQQQQGTTEVDKKLGF, from the coding sequence ATGAGAACTACTAAGCCCAAGCTTACGCAACAGAATATAAGACGATATAATTGGTACATATGGCGTACCGTAATTGCAGGGTTTGTTTTTGTTGGATTGATGATAGCGTTAACCATTTTTGATGTATTTGGTCAGCTACCCTCCTTCCGCGATCTGGAAAATCCCAAAAGCAACCAGGCATCCGAAGTATTATCTGCCGATAAAAAGGTATTAGGTACCTATTATATACAGAACCGCTCCAATGTAACTTATGCAGGGTTATCGCCCAACGTAGTTAATGCGCTGGTAGCAACCGAAGATAAGCGCTTCTTTGATCACTCGGGTATTGATTTTGGCCGCAGCTTTACCATCTTTCTGCATCTGCTTATCGGGCAAAAACAAGGAGGCAGTACTATCACACAGCAACTGGCGCTAAACCTGTTCTCAGAAAGAGCGGCTAATCCATTCAAGCGTATTATCCAAAAAATGCAGGAATGGGTAACTGCTGTTAAGCTGGAACGCCATTATACCAAACAGGAAATCCTGACCATGTACCTCAACACGGTTGATTTTGGTGCCTACAATACTTACGGCATTAAATCGGCTGCCCGTACTTATTTTAATACCACTCCAGATAAGCTTACACCAGATCAGGCAGCGTTATTAATTGGTATGGTTAACGGCCCCGGCATCTACTCACCTATCCGCCATCCAGAAAATGCACTGAAACGCCGTAACCTGGTACTTAACCGTATGGTAGAAAAGGGCGATCTGAACCAGGCGCAGGCTGATGAATACAAACAAAAACCACTTGGACTCGATTTTCGCCCTAATAATCACTTTGATGGCCCGGCACCTTATTTCAGATCGGTATTGAAAAAAGAGCTGCAAAAACTGTTTAAGGAGCAAAACATCAGCAAGTCAGATGGTACCCCTTATGATCTTGACCGTGATGGTTTGAAAATATATACTACCATTGATGCCACCATGCAGCAATATGCAGAGGAAGCTCAACAGCAATATATGCGCGATCTGCAAGGGCAGTTTAACGATCACTGGCGCGGGAAAAACCTGGCCAAAAATATTCACAATTATAAACTGCTGTTACAGCAGGGCATGCTTCGATCTGATCGGTACAAGCAATTGAAAGCCCAGGGCATGAGCGACGAGGACATCACCACCAATTTTAACACCCCCGACAAGCTCAACCTGTTTACCTGGCATGGCGACATCGATACGCTAATGAAACCGATGGACTCCATTGTATATTGTAAAATGCTGCTCCGTAACGCATTGATGAGTATGGACCCCACCACCGGCTATGTTAAGGCCTGGGTAGGTGGTACCAACTTTGAACACTTTAAATATGACCAGGTAAAAAACGGCACACGCCAGGTTGGTTCAACGGCTAAACCGTTTACCTACGCAGTAGCGATTGATAATGGCTATTCGCCCTGCATGAAGATCAATAACGTGCCCGATACCATCAGGGGATATGGACCGCCATGGTGCCCGCGCTCTTCTCCGTCAGAAACTTTGCAGGGCTTTATTACCCTGCGCCAGGCTTTGGCACATTCACAAAACTGGGTAACCGCACACGTCATGGGCGAGGTTAAGCCCGAGCCTGTTGTGGAGCTGATTAAAAAAATGGGCATAACCAGCGCTGTGCCTCCTTATCCTTCCATTTGTCTGGGGACATTTGATGCCTCGGTATTTGAAATGACCGCTGCTTATTCGGTATTTGCCAATCACGGTCTGTGGACAGAGCCTACCTATATTTTACGTATTGAGGATAAAAACGGAAACGTTTTATATACACATACTCCAAAAGTAGTGCAAGCGATGAATCCGCAAACCGCCTACGTGATGACTTATATGCTTAAAGGTGTAATTCAGGAAGGTACCGGCTCACGCTTACAATATAAATATGGCCTTAGCAATCCAATAGGAGGAAAAACCGGCACCACACAAAACAACTCTGATGGCTGGTTCATTGGTATTACACCACAACTGGTTACCGGTTTATGGACAGGCTGTGAAGATCGGGACATTGCGTTTCAATCAACACGACTGGGTGAAGGTGCTAACAGCGCGCTGCCTATATTTGCATTCTACATGAAAAAAGTATACGCCAACGCGGCATTAGGTATCAAGAAAAATGTTGATTTTGACGCGCCTAAAAATGGTGTAAGCATCGTGATGGATTGCAACCAATACAACCAGCAGCAGCAAGGTACAACCGAAGTTGATAAGAAATTGGGATTTTAA
- a CDS encoding four helix bundle protein — MSYYILDDLEVYQLAETFSNEIWLLVSEWNYFAKETVGKQIVRSADSIGANIDEGYGRYHYKENRDFCYFSRGSILATKGWLIKSRDRDLIPEEQFQALMQKLQTIHLKLNAYLKFIGTKSGQKTDQ; from the coding sequence ATGAGTTATTACATTCTTGATGATTTAGAGGTGTATCAATTAGCTGAAACCTTTAGTAATGAAATCTGGTTATTAGTAAGTGAATGGAATTATTTTGCAAAGGAGACGGTTGGAAAGCAGATAGTTCGTTCTGCAGATTCTATCGGTGCCAATATTGACGAAGGATACGGTAGATATCATTATAAGGAGAACAGAGACTTCTGTTACTTTAGCAGAGGATCCATATTGGCAACCAAAGGGTGGCTAATAAAATCAAGAGATAGAGATCTGATACCTGAAGAACAATTTCAGGCACTCATGCAGAAACTTCAGACAATCCATCTAAAATTAAATGCTTACTTAAAGTTCATTGGTACGAAATCAGGGCAAAAAACAGATCAATAA
- the uvrC gene encoding excinuclease ABC subunit UvrC yields the protein MNFDYRAALKNIPHKPGVYQYWDSEQELIYIGKAKDLRNRVGSYFNQDMHVNAKTRVLVSKIRNITFTIVDTEVDAWLLENSMIKKHQPRYNVMLKDDKTYPWIIIKNENYPRIFWTRRIVKDGSKYLGPYASVSMMHNILGLIKETYPLRTCNLQLTRENIDKGKFKVCLEYQLGNCKGPCQNYQTENDYDNSIEEIKDILNGKIGAVLRRLKGEMEAAVADYNYELAHRLKRKFELLENYQSKSTVVNSSITDVDVFSIASEDKIAFVNFLKVMNGTIIQTQTIELKKRLDESDEELLTLAISEFRSRYNSDSKEIIVPFGIDLEDHPGIKFTVPKLGEKKKLLDLSQKNVLFFKKEKIDQYEKLNPEIRTERLLTQMMKDLRMNQLPRHIECFDNSNFQGKYPVSAIVVFKDGKPSKKDYRHFHVKTVEGPNDFATMEEAVHRRYRRMLDEGTELPQLIIIDGGKGQLSSAMHSLKLLGIDKQVTVIGIAKRLEELYYPNDQYPMYLDKKSETLKVIQHLRDEAHRFGITFHRKIRDKGTLATELELIDGIGKTTAEKLLKYFKSVKKIREANEETLLEVVNLKQAKAILGYFAESQK from the coding sequence ATGAACTTTGATTACAGAGCGGCATTAAAAAATATACCTCACAAACCCGGTGTTTATCAGTATTGGGATAGTGAGCAGGAACTGATATATATTGGTAAAGCCAAAGATCTGCGCAATCGCGTGGGCTCCTACTTCAATCAGGATATGCATGTCAATGCCAAAACCCGCGTTTTGGTATCCAAAATACGCAACATCACTTTTACTATTGTTGATACCGAGGTAGATGCCTGGCTGTTGGAGAACAGCATGATCAAAAAGCATCAGCCACGCTACAATGTGATGCTGAAGGATGATAAAACCTACCCTTGGATCATCATCAAGAACGAGAATTATCCCCGCATTTTCTGGACCCGCCGTATCGTTAAAGATGGTTCAAAATACCTGGGCCCTTATGCCTCGGTGAGCATGATGCACAACATTCTGGGGCTTATTAAGGAAACTTATCCCCTGCGCACCTGTAACCTGCAGCTTACCCGCGAAAATATTGACAAAGGCAAATTTAAAGTTTGCCTGGAATACCAATTGGGTAATTGTAAAGGGCCATGTCAAAACTATCAGACCGAGAACGATTATGACAACAGCATTGAGGAGATCAAAGACATCCTTAACGGTAAAATAGGAGCCGTGCTGCGCCGCCTTAAAGGCGAAATGGAAGCTGCTGTTGCTGACTACAATTATGAGCTTGCCCATCGCTTAAAGCGGAAGTTTGAACTATTGGAGAACTACCAGAGCAAATCAACCGTTGTAAATTCGTCCATAACGGATGTGGATGTTTTCAGCATTGCGTCGGAAGACAAAATAGCCTTTGTTAACTTTTTAAAAGTAATGAACGGCACTATCATCCAAACACAAACTATCGAGTTAAAGAAGCGTCTGGATGAAAGTGATGAGGAATTACTCACCCTGGCTATATCAGAGTTCAGAAGCCGTTATAACAGCGATTCCAAAGAGATCATCGTGCCCTTTGGTATCGACCTGGAAGATCATCCCGGCATCAAGTTTACCGTTCCTAAACTGGGCGAAAAGAAAAAGCTACTCGATCTTTCGCAAAAGAATGTACTGTTCTTCAAAAAAGAAAAAATAGACCAATACGAAAAGTTAAATCCTGAAATAAGAACCGAACGTTTGCTTACGCAGATGATGAAGGATCTGCGGATGAACCAACTACCCCGCCATATTGAATGTTTTGATAACTCTAACTTCCAGGGAAAATACCCGGTATCGGCCATCGTTGTATTTAAAGATGGCAAACCATCCAAAAAAGACTATCGGCACTTTCATGTAAAAACAGTAGAGGGCCCGAATGACTTTGCTACTATGGAGGAGGCCGTACACCGCCGCTACCGCCGTATGCTAGATGAAGGGACTGAGCTACCTCAACTCATTATTATTGACGGTGGCAAGGGCCAGCTCTCATCGGCCATGCACAGCCTTAAATTACTAGGTATCGATAAACAGGTAACGGTAATAGGTATAGCCAAACGACTGGAAGAGCTATACTATCCAAATGACCAGTACCCAATGTACCTGGATAAAAAATCAGAAACATTAAAGGTGATCCAACACCTGCGCGATGAGGCACACCGTTTTGGTATTACTTTTCACCGGAAGATACGCGATAAAGGAACCCTGGCCACCGAACTGGAACTGATAGATGGTATAGGGAAAACTACTGCTGAAAAGCTGTTGAAATATTTCAAATCGGTCAAAAAGATTCGTGAAGCCAATGAGGAAACGTTGTTGGAGGTAGTAAACCTGAAACAGGCGAAAGCTATTTTAGGATACTTTGCGGAAAGTCAAAAGTAA